One genomic window of Geoanaerobacter pelophilus includes the following:
- a CDS encoding methyl-accepting chemotaxis protein: MDFWADLQVKMKIMILVVAGCFGLAAVGFFGIANMHKMSLDQGELAQGIKHVALLQDVKNHFLAMRLDLVYMLALKDPAKIDEKAKDFAAQIESIKGKLAQFEKADLDTSEKEKLKAFREGFESYVTEGTKLGDMAKAAHISGNAAAIEEALKFATSTVAPIYTKPAAAVAELVDSNVKLGEEMFARDAASYKSSRLIFIVSISIIVILALGFGNLIANSVSRPLQAVFETLQQVASGNLTARSDIKSKDEMGMLAEEVNITAEKLNEIISMVASNSEKVASSATELHATAAEMASGAEEMAAQAGTVATASEEMSATSGDIAQNCHAAAAGAGQASLAAQAGSAVVDTTVQVMSRIAGRVNDTARTVETLGARSDQIGEIIGTIQDIADQTNLLALNAAIEAARAGEQGRGFAVVADEVRALAERTTKATREIGEMIKAIQSETKSAVAAMEEGVREVESGTMEASKSGEALQSILDQINSVNMQVEQIATAAEEQTATTSEISSNIQQINDVVQHTARGAQESVIAANQLSSLAEELSRLVSQFRV, translated from the coding sequence ATGGATTTTTGGGCAGATCTGCAGGTGAAAATGAAAATAATGATTCTTGTGGTTGCCGGTTGTTTTGGCCTTGCCGCGGTAGGTTTCTTCGGCATTGCCAACATGCACAAGATGAGCCTTGATCAAGGAGAACTGGCGCAGGGTATCAAGCATGTAGCACTACTTCAGGATGTAAAGAACCATTTCCTTGCCATGCGGCTTGATCTTGTGTACATGCTGGCGCTCAAAGACCCGGCAAAGATCGATGAAAAAGCGAAGGACTTTGCGGCACAGATCGAAAGCATCAAAGGGAAACTCGCTCAGTTCGAGAAGGCCGACTTGGACACCTCAGAGAAGGAGAAGTTAAAGGCATTCCGTGAAGGTTTTGAGTCTTATGTGACTGAAGGGACCAAACTTGGAGATATGGCAAAGGCTGCACATATCTCTGGTAACGCTGCTGCCATTGAGGAGGCTTTGAAGTTCGCGACCTCAACAGTAGCTCCGATTTACACTAAACCTGCAGCGGCAGTCGCTGAACTGGTTGATTCGAATGTAAAACTAGGCGAGGAAATGTTTGCACGTGATGCTGCCAGTTACAAAAGCTCGCGTCTCATATTTATAGTTTCAATATCCATTATAGTCATTCTTGCTCTCGGCTTTGGTAACCTGATCGCAAACTCTGTCTCCCGACCGCTTCAGGCGGTATTCGAGACACTTCAGCAGGTTGCTTCCGGCAACCTCACTGCTCGGTCTGATATAAAGAGCAAGGATGAAATGGGAATGCTGGCAGAGGAAGTCAACATAACAGCTGAAAAACTGAATGAAATCATATCGATGGTGGCGAGTAATAGTGAGAAAGTTGCATCTTCTGCTACAGAACTGCATGCTACTGCCGCTGAAATGGCGAGTGGCGCCGAAGAGATGGCCGCTCAGGCAGGTACTGTTGCCACTGCAAGCGAGGAGATGTCGGCTACCAGCGGCGATATCGCCCAAAATTGCCACGCTGCTGCGGCCGGTGCCGGGCAAGCCAGCCTTGCTGCCCAGGCAGGATCTGCTGTGGTAGACACCACCGTCCAGGTCATGAGCAGGATTGCCGGTCGGGTGAATGATACAGCGCGAACTGTCGAAACCCTTGGCGCGAGGAGCGATCAGATCGGCGAGATTATCGGCACTATTCAGGACATTGCTGACCAGACCAACCTTCTGGCGCTTAATGCGGCAATTGAAGCAGCCCGCGCCGGAGAGCAGGGCCGCGGATTTGCGGTAGTTGCCGACGAAGTAAGGGCGCTTGCCGAAAGAACCACCAAGGCGACCCGAGAGATCGGAGAGATGATCAAAGCTATCCAGAGCGAGACCAAGAGCGCGGTCGCGGCTATGGAAGAGGGGGTACGCGAGGTTGAAAGCGGCACGATGGAAGCGTCTAAATCAGGTGAGGCGTTGCAATCAATCCTTGATCAGATAAACTCGGTTAATATGCAAGTTGAGCAGATTGCAACCGCTGCCGAAGAGCAAACAGCGACAACTAGTGAAATAAGTAGCAATATCCAGCAGATAAACGATGTTGTGCAGCACACGGCTCGTGGTGCCCAGGAGTCGGTTATCGCTGCAAACCAGCTTTCTTCACTGGCTGAAGAACTTTCAAGGCTGGTAAGCCAGTTCAGAGTATAG
- a CDS encoding chemotaxis protein CheW codes for MAYDVSTQVVSNGRASSDSLHMVGFTVGTEEFCVDILKVQEIIRMVEITLMPNSPDFVEGVINLRGKIIPIIDFRKRMHLPFSDNLNEQNRRIVVVSFGRITVGLVVDKVSHVMKLSPDQISPTPDVIKGFESECLMGVGRSGDRLLILLDLEKMFKEEEFNQLADAA; via the coding sequence ATGGCATATGACGTTTCTACACAGGTAGTTTCAAATGGCAGGGCTAGCAGTGATTCACTTCATATGGTCGGGTTTACCGTTGGTACCGAGGAGTTTTGCGTGGATATCCTGAAGGTTCAGGAAATTATCCGGATGGTTGAGATCACCTTGATGCCGAACTCACCTGACTTTGTCGAAGGAGTCATCAACCTGCGTGGCAAGATTATTCCGATAATCGACTTCAGAAAGCGGATGCATCTCCCTTTCAGCGATAATCTTAATGAACAAAATCGGAGGATTGTCGTGGTTTCTTTTGGGCGCATCACTGTCGGACTTGTAGTTGACAAGGTGTCACATGTTATGAAACTCTCTCCTGATCAGATATCGCCAACTCCTGATGTGATCAAGGGGTTTGAATCAGAGTGTCTCATGGGGGTCGGGCGTTCCGGCGATCGGCTGCTGATACTGCTTGACCTGGAGAAGATGTTCAAGGAAGAAGAGTTTAACCAATTGGCGGACGCTGCCTGA
- the nudC gene encoding NAD(+) diphosphatase — protein MRYPLAANLPFNSRAIESCFVRGVPGAPIPEGRPWYAVVTANSLVVEDVQKNYSLLRTLPDSWGVTVSNSLFLGSWFGEPLYAVRIGKDSTLEPLLFAEPFNAVEERLDDSLLTIGGLSQQVLYWDSISRRCAKCGGEMAYLVGTWGKRCLSCSHERYPAVHPCAIVLIRRGDEFLLIRKPEWGEGRYSLVAGFLDFGESLEECAVREVKEETGVDITNVQYVGSQCWPFPSQLMAGFVADYAGGEVVPDVAEIADARWFTRQTLPVSFPPYRSIARWIIERYALNHL, from the coding sequence ATGCGTTATCCTTTAGCCGCAAATTTGCCTTTCAATAGCAGAGCCATCGAGTCATGCTTTGTCAGAGGGGTTCCGGGTGCACCTATTCCTGAAGGCAGACCTTGGTATGCAGTTGTGACAGCTAATTCCCTTGTGGTCGAAGATGTTCAAAAGAATTATTCTCTGCTCCGCACTCTTCCTGACAGTTGGGGAGTAACCGTCAGCAACAGCCTTTTTCTTGGGAGTTGGTTCGGCGAGCCGCTTTATGCAGTCAGAATTGGCAAGGATTCAACGCTTGAACCGCTTTTGTTCGCAGAACCTTTCAATGCAGTAGAGGAACGACTTGATGATAGTCTCCTCACTATCGGCGGACTCAGCCAGCAGGTACTTTACTGGGATAGTATTAGCAGGCGCTGCGCCAAATGCGGAGGTGAGATGGCGTATCTTGTCGGTACCTGGGGGAAACGTTGCCTGTCCTGCTCCCATGAACGTTATCCCGCTGTGCATCCTTGCGCGATTGTCCTGATAAGAAGAGGTGATGAGTTTCTACTGATCAGAAAGCCGGAATGGGGAGAAGGGCGTTACAGCCTCGTGGCCGGTTTTCTTGACTTCGGCGAATCACTGGAAGAGTGCGCGGTTCGTGAAGTTAAAGAAGAAACAGGGGTTGACATCACTAATGTGCAATATGTCGGCAGCCAGTGCTGGCCCTTCCCCAGCCAGCTTATGGCCGGGTTTGTAGCTGATTACGCGGGGGGAGAGGTTGTTCCGGATGTTGCAGAAATTGCTGATGCCCGCTGGTTTACTCGACAGACTCTGCCGGTTTCATTCCCTCCATATCGAAGCATCGCGCGATGGATTATTGAGCGCTATGCTCTCAACCACCTTTGA